In the genome of Desulfuromonas sp. DDH964, one region contains:
- a CDS encoding PAS domain-containing sensor histidine kinase, protein MATEEFRQPGKNWFRLDQLILGGSPLRILPLMVLSIFLAEFSVMLILDSVGELDTYAGALLDAVMLLLFLSPTFYLFHYRPLMNQYQARKAALERLLESEERLNTTLDAVNDGVWDWDLVGGSAYFSPRCRELVGCGPDEPVPALAVWQTRIHPDDRRAALVAWNDHLAGRIANFEAELRLPGEAKAWSWILVRGRVVKRDEDGTPLRAVGTIADIGLRKEAEAALRQQKADIRQLSHQLMHSVEMEKKHLARDLHDEFGQVLAVVQLGVEMLKEGHWRNQEEFQFHCDRLLASVARLRTEIRQTCDRLLPAMLEELGLAATLEWLTGEFSMQKTGFRIDFAAEPLEETPGGDGAIALYRICQEALNNVLKHAAASAVRVRLRSQAGGVELEIVDDGRGFVPGPELVSVDGHWGIGLFGMHERALAVGGKVQVTSEPGQGTRVCAWVPLLTEEE, encoded by the coding sequence ATGGCGACCGAGGAGTTCAGGCAGCCCGGCAAAAACTGGTTCCGGCTCGACCAGCTAATCCTGGGCGGGTCGCCGCTTCGTATCCTCCCCCTGATGGTCCTGTCGATTTTCCTGGCCGAGTTTTCGGTCATGCTGATTCTTGACAGCGTCGGGGAGCTGGATACCTATGCCGGTGCCCTGCTCGACGCCGTAATGCTTCTCCTGTTCCTCTCCCCCACCTTCTACCTGTTCCACTATCGCCCCCTGATGAATCAGTACCAGGCCCGCAAGGCGGCGCTGGAAAGGCTGCTGGAGAGCGAAGAGCGGCTCAATACCACCTTGGACGCCGTCAATGACGGCGTCTGGGACTGGGACCTGGTGGGAGGCTCGGCCTACTTCAGTCCGCGCTGTCGGGAGCTTGTCGGGTGTGGCCCGGACGAGCCGGTTCCCGCCCTTGCGGTTTGGCAGACTCGCATTCATCCGGACGACCGGCGGGCGGCTCTGGTCGCCTGGAATGATCATCTCGCCGGCAGGATTGCGAATTTTGAAGCCGAGTTGCGACTGCCCGGAGAAGCAAAGGCGTGGTCCTGGATCCTGGTTCGGGGCAGGGTCGTAAAACGGGACGAGGACGGGACGCCGCTGCGGGCGGTCGGGACGATTGCCGATATCGGTCTGCGTAAAGAGGCCGAGGCGGCGCTACGGCAGCAGAAGGCAGATATCCGCCAGCTTTCTCACCAGCTCATGCATAGCGTCGAGATGGAGAAAAAACATCTGGCGCGCGACCTGCACGATGAATTCGGCCAGGTTCTGGCCGTGGTTCAACTCGGGGTCGAGATGCTGAAGGAGGGGCACTGGCGGAACCAGGAGGAGTTCCAGTTTCACTGTGATCGGCTTCTCGCCAGCGTCGCCCGCTTGCGCACCGAAATTCGCCAAACCTGTGACCGGCTGTTGCCGGCCATGCTGGAGGAGCTTGGCCTGGCGGCCACCCTGGAGTGGTTGACGGGAGAGTTCTCCATGCAGAAGACCGGCTTCAGGATTGATTTTGCGGCCGAGCCCCTGGAAGAGACGCCCGGCGGGGACGGTGCCATTGCCCTCTACCGCATCTGCCAGGAAGCCCTGAATAATGTCCTCAAGCACGCCGCTGCCAGCGCGGTCAGGGTTCGCCTGCGTTCGCAGGCGGGAGGGGTGGAACTGGAAATCGTCGACGATGGTCGGGGGTTCGTGCCGGGCCCCGAACTGGTCTCCGTGGACGGCCACTGGGGGATCGGGCTTTTCGGCATGCACGAACGGGCCCTGGCGGTTGGCGGTAAAGTTCAAGTCACTTCAGAACCGGGGCAAGGGACCCGGGTCTGTGCCTGGGTTCCTCTACTGACGGAGGAGGAGTGA
- the ispG gene encoding flavodoxin-dependent (E)-4-hydroxy-3-methylbut-2-enyl-diphosphate synthase, protein MPRITRQIFVGPVAIGGGAPVSVQSMTNTDTRDAVATLAQIGRLAAAGCEIVRCAVPDADAATALAAICSASPLPVIADIHFDYQLALASLRAGVAGLRLNPGNIGARWKVEEVVRACAERRIPIRIGVNGGSLEKELLEKYGHPTAQAMAESALGHIRILEDLGYREIKVSLKVSDIRRTVAAYRLLAAAVDYPLHIGITEAGTTWSGTIKSAVGIGTLLEGGLGDTLRVSLTGDPVEEVRVGWEILKSLELREHGPVFVSCPTCGRCQVDLIPVAEEVERRLHDLPKKITVAVMGCVVNGPGEAREADVGIAGGKGQGLLFRKGVVVRKVPEAEMVEALVAEARRLAEQE, encoded by the coding sequence ATGCCCCGCATCACCCGCCAGATCTTCGTCGGTCCCGTCGCCATCGGTGGCGGCGCGCCGGTCTCGGTCCAGTCGATGACCAACACCGACACCCGCGATGCGGTTGCCACCCTGGCCCAGATCGGTCGCCTCGCCGCGGCCGGCTGCGAAATCGTGCGCTGCGCGGTCCCCGATGCTGACGCCGCGACGGCTCTCGCAGCGATCTGCAGCGCCAGCCCGCTGCCGGTGATCGCAGATATCCACTTCGACTACCAGCTGGCCCTCGCCTCCCTGCGGGCCGGGGTCGCCGGACTGCGGCTCAACCCCGGCAACATCGGGGCGCGCTGGAAGGTCGAAGAGGTGGTCAGAGCCTGCGCCGAACGCCGCATCCCGATCCGTATCGGCGTCAACGGCGGCAGCCTCGAGAAGGAGCTGCTGGAGAAGTACGGGCACCCTACCGCCCAGGCGATGGCCGAGAGCGCTCTCGGCCACATCCGCATTCTCGAAGATCTCGGCTACCGCGAGATCAAGGTCAGCCTCAAGGTCTCCGATATCCGCCGCACCGTGGCGGCCTACCGCCTTCTCGCCGCCGCGGTCGACTACCCGTTGCACATCGGCATCACCGAGGCCGGCACCACCTGGAGCGGCACCATCAAGAGCGCCGTCGGCATCGGCACCCTCCTTGAGGGCGGTCTCGGCGATACCCTGCGCGTCTCCCTCACCGGCGACCCGGTTGAAGAGGTCCGCGTCGGCTGGGAAATTCTCAAGAGCCTCGAACTGCGTGAACACGGCCCGGTCTTCGTCAGCTGCCCGACCTGCGGCCGCTGCCAGGTCGACCTGATCCCGGTCGCCGAAGAGGTCGAGCGACGCCTCCACGACCTGCCCAAAAAGATCACCGTGGCGGTGATGGGGTGCGTCGTCAACGGACCGGGCGAGGCCCGTGAAGCCGATGTCGGTATCGCCGGCGGCAAGGGGCAGGGGCTCCTCTTCCGCAAGGGAGTGGTGGTGCGCAAGGTTCCCGAGGCCGAGATGGTCGAGGCGCTGGTCGCCGAAGCACGCAGGCTGGCAGAACAGGAATAG
- a CDS encoding HD-GYP domain-containing protein, whose amino-acid sequence MTLQGNSQSLDRDLVRLGKSLSVQFFVLLKTAQNYPEGHAALATPVSQLQETVRQIHRHNEEPSIRTQGSYLLLGDVRLKPDAAGAEAIFYVLTLMKRLGIGGIQFDPAVATQQLSRFATLLNEIEPGEAEEDIYYRVVTQLHGRGITGIELEPLAEESETAPPAARPGLEDGRARSQQIYLQTVSATAEVMENAKMGQTLRLRKSKRVVQTMIDQLLDNETNLLGLTTIRCHDEYTYNHSVNVCILSLAIGQRIGLSRGRLCELGMAALFHDIGKSDIPTELLNKPQEFEPEEWRIIQKHPVLGVKLLMKLKGLDLLNARIIVGSFEHHLNFDLSGYPKYPYRRLSLFGRIISIADCYDAMTSSRVYTRTPIAPEKALRLMLDKAGKTYDPVLLKVFVNCIGTYPLGTLLRLNTGELAVVVGNPEELFLWDRPLVQIIADPAGNEIDGATVDLSADGSRNIAKTLDARQFGIDTSRYFL is encoded by the coding sequence ATGACTCTCCAGGGGAATTCCCAGTCCCTCGATCGGGATCTCGTTCGGCTCGGCAAGAGCCTGAGCGTCCAGTTCTTTGTCCTGCTGAAGACGGCCCAGAACTACCCCGAGGGGCATGCGGCCCTCGCCACCCCGGTCAGCCAGCTCCAGGAGACGGTGCGCCAGATTCACCGGCACAACGAGGAGCCCTCCATCCGCACCCAGGGGAGCTACCTTCTGCTCGGTGACGTCCGCCTGAAACCCGATGCCGCCGGAGCGGAGGCGATCTTTTACGTCCTTACCCTGATGAAGCGGCTGGGGATCGGCGGAATTCAATTCGACCCGGCGGTGGCGACCCAGCAGCTCTCCCGCTTCGCCACCCTCCTCAACGAGATCGAGCCCGGGGAGGCTGAAGAGGATATCTATTACCGGGTGGTCACCCAGTTGCACGGGCGCGGGATCACCGGCATTGAACTGGAGCCGTTGGCCGAAGAGAGTGAAACAGCGCCACCAGCGGCGCGGCCCGGACTCGAAGACGGTCGGGCCCGCTCCCAGCAGATCTACCTGCAGACGGTCAGCGCCACCGCCGAGGTCATGGAAAACGCCAAGATGGGGCAGACCCTGCGGCTGCGCAAATCGAAACGGGTCGTCCAGACCATGATCGACCAGCTGCTGGACAATGAAACCAATCTGCTCGGGCTTACCACCATCCGCTGCCATGACGAGTACACCTACAACCACTCGGTGAACGTCTGCATCCTTTCTCTCGCCATCGGCCAGCGGATCGGTCTCAGCCGCGGGCGGCTCTGCGAGCTGGGGATGGCAGCGCTCTTTCATGACATCGGCAAATCCGATATTCCCACGGAACTGCTCAACAAGCCCCAGGAGTTTGAGCCGGAGGAGTGGCGGATCATCCAGAAACATCCCGTGCTCGGGGTCAAGCTCCTGATGAAGCTCAAGGGGCTCGATCTCTTGAACGCCCGTATTATCGTCGGCTCTTTCGAGCATCATCTGAATTTCGATCTTTCGGGCTATCCCAAGTATCCCTACCGCCGGCTCAGTCTCTTTGGCCGCATCATCAGTATTGCCGACTGCTACGACGCCATGACCTCCTCCCGGGTTTATACCCGGACCCCGATTGCGCCCGAAAAAGCCCTGCGCTTGATGCTCGACAAGGCAGGGAAAACCTACGACCCTGTTCTCCTCAAGGTTTTCGTCAACTGCATCGGCACCTATCCCCTCGGTACCCTGCTGCGGCTGAATACCGGCGAACTCGCCGTCGTCGTCGGCAACCCCGAGGAACTCTTCCTCTGGGACCGGCCGCTGGTGCAGATCATCGCCGACCCGGCGGGGAACGAAATCGATGGCGCCACGGTCGATCTCTCTGCCGACGGCTCCCGCAATATTGCCAAGACCCTCGATGCCCGCCAATTCGGGATCGATACCAGCCGCTACTTTCTCTGA
- a CDS encoding HEAT repeat domain-containing protein, with amino-acid sequence MKGPADEIRLKEELASATEVLWSLLKAAKAFRMYLPNNPLRQKFIQDSITKTTGHLERYGQCQFDVDQYTTSYLGTKIHESRDPRESIGFRLYADGIRSLIFSAGLQPAEICDFLDIVGQNRAADTDDDIVTLLWMKDLPNITYVLADDFNEVNAQQASFPADASQQPGIQRVYQTPVEPVVQPVAQPIQPLTAAEAAALKQETTAEESQDPLPEVMRILAAILAGEMGRGLFGDFLEITDNLIGSLLQEGRLGDALQLIRFLQKMAASDKVPPGKREMIRAGSGSGVTAEVVLSLQQPFDTLEDLSLDDLVDLFRYLGSRHTASICEVLGKVQKRKMRKNIITALAECGKDSPRSFYPFLRDKRWFLVRNILTILTLIGDQKCLGSVIALVDHPDPQVRKEVLGYLLKHPDPRARKEMLRFLDDESEPLRIRALGALAAAHWTPALPAIEAIIDEKEFAHRSIAEKCAFFEALGLLAGDSVVPKLRRMAIKTGWLNRSKQSEEVICAIAGLKKVRTPAALEALGKAQGKWQGSALEELIFQALKEYEQADAPPRDAGEAQ; translated from the coding sequence ATGAAAGGCCCGGCGGACGAAATCCGCCTCAAGGAGGAGCTCGCCTCGGCGACCGAAGTCCTCTGGTCCCTGCTCAAAGCCGCCAAGGCGTTTCGGATGTATCTGCCCAACAACCCCCTGCGGCAAAAATTCATCCAGGACTCGATCACCAAGACGACCGGTCACCTCGAACGCTACGGCCAGTGCCAGTTCGATGTCGACCAGTACACCACCTCCTACCTCGGGACCAAGATTCACGAGAGTCGGGATCCGCGGGAGAGTATCGGCTTTCGTCTCTACGCGGACGGTATCCGTTCCCTGATTTTCAGCGCGGGGCTCCAGCCTGCAGAAATCTGTGATTTTCTCGATATTGTCGGGCAGAACCGCGCCGCCGATACCGACGATGATATCGTCACCCTGCTCTGGATGAAAGACCTCCCCAATATCACCTACGTTCTCGCCGACGACTTCAACGAAGTGAACGCGCAGCAGGCCTCCTTCCCGGCGGATGCTTCCCAACAGCCCGGGATACAAAGGGTTTACCAGACCCCGGTGGAGCCAGTGGTCCAGCCGGTGGCGCAACCGATCCAGCCGCTCACTGCCGCGGAGGCGGCGGCCCTCAAGCAGGAGACGACGGCCGAGGAGAGCCAGGACCCGCTGCCCGAGGTCATGCGGATCCTCGCCGCGATCCTGGCCGGGGAGATGGGGCGCGGGCTGTTCGGTGACTTCCTCGAAATAACCGACAACCTCATCGGCAGCCTCCTGCAGGAGGGAAGACTCGGTGATGCCCTGCAGCTGATTCGCTTTCTGCAGAAGATGGCGGCGAGCGACAAGGTTCCGCCCGGCAAGCGGGAGATGATCCGGGCCGGCAGCGGCTCCGGGGTCACCGCGGAGGTCGTCCTCTCCCTGCAGCAGCCTTTCGATACCCTGGAGGACCTTTCTCTCGACGACCTTGTCGACCTCTTCCGCTACCTTGGCTCCCGGCATACCGCGTCGATCTGTGAAGTCCTCGGCAAGGTCCAGAAGCGGAAGATGCGCAAGAACATCATCACTGCGCTGGCTGAATGTGGCAAGGATTCCCCGCGAAGCTTCTACCCCTTTCTGCGGGATAAGCGCTGGTTTCTGGTGCGCAACATCCTCACCATCCTTACCCTTATCGGCGACCAGAAGTGCCTCGGCTCGGTCATCGCGCTGGTCGACCACCCCGATCCGCAGGTCCGCAAAGAGGTGCTCGGTTACCTGCTGAAGCATCCCGATCCCCGCGCCCGTAAAGAGATGCTGCGATTCCTGGACGATGAATCGGAGCCGTTGCGTATCCGGGCGCTGGGAGCTCTCGCCGCGGCCCACTGGACGCCGGCGCTGCCGGCGATCGAAGCGATCATTGACGAGAAGGAATTCGCCCACAGAAGTATCGCGGAGAAATGTGCCTTTTTCGAGGCGCTGGGACTGTTGGCCGGCGACAGCGTGGTGCCGAAGCTGCGGCGGATGGCGATCAAGACGGGGTGGCTCAACCGTTCGAAACAGAGCGAGGAGGTCATCTGTGCCATTGCCGGGCTGAAGAAGGTTCGCACCCCGGCGGCCCTCGAGGCGCTGGGAAAAGCCCAGGGCAAATGGCAGGGGAGCGCGCTGGAGGAGCTGATCTTCCAGGCCCTGAAGGAGTATGAGCAGGCGGACGCGCCGCCCCGCGACGCCGGGGAGGCGCAATGA
- the rlmD gene encoding 23S rRNA (uracil(1939)-C(5))-methyltransferase RlmD: MAQPPRPKKVATTRPPRKNQRPALPTVETTIERLDDDGVGIGPYAGKELLVPGAFPGEKIRAALEHEGQRRSVGLLREVLVRHPDRINGPCRCAGDCLGCPLINLAYPAQLQVKAERVRAALAAREGLTAVPVRAPWGAEHPFGYRTNAKLVLAKERGKVSVGLYRRGSHQVVDIGNCPLHHPLINRIVATVRSEIERQQIWVWDPKRQRGLLRYLLVRVSPGSGKAMVTFVTTEKDFTQLTRLAKALKAKLPEIISVQQNINPTAGNVIFGRETLRMIGAPDLLDQLGEVRLRIAPTAFFQVNHEQAARIYALVRQWAALKPEESAVDLYCGIGGIALHLARDAGRVIGIEVVEEAVRNARENARLGGLGNCTFRAGEAEELVHDLTLEIPPGSVAVVNPPRGGCEAAVLEALAGLKPRLLVYVSCNPETLARDLALLAGHGYRTEEVQPVDMFPQTGHIESVARLVPDPRGKRPKARRS, from the coding sequence ATGGCCCAGCCGCCCCGTCCGAAAAAAGTCGCCACCACCCGCCCGCCCCGCAAAAATCAGCGCCCGGCCCTGCCGACGGTGGAGACGACCATCGAACGCCTCGACGACGACGGCGTCGGCATCGGCCCCTACGCCGGCAAGGAACTGCTGGTCCCGGGCGCCTTTCCCGGGGAGAAGATCCGTGCCGCCCTCGAACACGAAGGGCAGCGCCGCAGTGTCGGCCTGCTGCGCGAGGTCCTGGTTCGCCATCCCGACCGCATCAACGGCCCCTGTCGCTGTGCCGGCGACTGCCTCGGCTGCCCGCTGATCAATCTCGCCTATCCGGCCCAGCTCCAGGTCAAGGCGGAGCGGGTACGCGCGGCCCTCGCCGCCCGGGAAGGGCTCACCGCGGTACCGGTGCGGGCCCCCTGGGGCGCCGAGCACCCCTTTGGCTACCGGACCAATGCCAAGCTGGTCCTGGCCAAGGAACGGGGGAAGGTGAGCGTCGGTCTCTACCGCCGCGGCAGCCACCAGGTGGTCGATATCGGCAACTGCCCCCTGCACCATCCGCTGATCAACCGCATCGTCGCCACGGTACGCAGCGAGATCGAACGGCAGCAGATCTGGGTCTGGGACCCGAAACGCCAGCGCGGCCTGCTCCGTTACCTGCTGGTGCGGGTCAGCCCGGGGTCGGGCAAGGCGATGGTCACTTTCGTCACCACCGAAAAGGATTTCACCCAGCTCACCCGGCTGGCCAAGGCGCTCAAGGCAAAACTTCCGGAGATCATCTCGGTCCAGCAGAATATCAACCCGACCGCCGGCAATGTCATCTTCGGTCGCGAGACGCTGCGCATGATCGGCGCTCCCGACCTCCTCGACCAGCTCGGCGAGGTGCGGCTGCGCATCGCCCCGACCGCCTTTTTCCAGGTCAACCACGAGCAGGCGGCGCGCATCTACGCCCTGGTACGGCAGTGGGCGGCGCTCAAACCGGAGGAGAGCGCCGTCGATCTCTACTGCGGTATCGGCGGCATCGCCCTCCATCTCGCCCGGGATGCCGGCCGGGTAATCGGCATCGAGGTGGTCGAAGAGGCGGTGCGCAACGCCCGTGAGAACGCCCGCCTGGGCGGCCTTGGCAACTGCACCTTCCGCGCCGGGGAAGCCGAGGAGCTGGTTCACGACCTGACTCTCGAAATTCCTCCCGGCAGCGTTGCCGTCGTCAATCCCCCCCGCGGCGGCTGCGAGGCCGCGGTCCTCGAAGCGCTGGCCGGGCTCAAGCCACGGCTGCTGGTCTACGTCTCCTGCAACCCGGAGACGCTGGCGCGCGACCTCGCCCTGCTGGCCGGCCACGGCTATCGCACCGAGGAGGTGCAGCCGGTCGACATGTTTCCGCAGACCGGCCACATCGAGTCGGTGGCACGGCTCGTCCCCGACCCGCGCGGGAAAAGGCCGAAGGCGCGGCGAAGTTGA
- a CDS encoding DUF6901 family protein produces MKTFAIEYRFRFPDGRRERYDLRIDAATLELQQDQITTPPWTSLDFHQCPNCPLEPARQSHCPAAVALVRLVASCARLVSYDRLEVEIVTPERVISNDIPAQRGVSSLMGLILATSGCPRTAFFKPMARFHLPLASEEETIYRAASMYLLAQYFLRKDGAMADLDLEGLKRIYADLHIVNRTLADRLRHAIEEDSTINALILLDLFAKNIPFVIEDSLEEIRYLFAPFLTKSN; encoded by the coding sequence GTGAAGACCTTCGCCATCGAGTACCGCTTCCGCTTTCCCGACGGCCGCCGCGAGCGCTACGATCTGCGCATTGACGCCGCCACCCTGGAGCTGCAGCAGGACCAGATCACCACCCCGCCCTGGACAAGCCTCGACTTTCACCAATGCCCCAACTGCCCCCTCGAACCGGCGCGGCAGAGCCATTGCCCGGCCGCTGTCGCCCTGGTGCGCCTGGTCGCCTCCTGTGCCCGCCTGGTCTCCTACGATCGCCTCGAAGTGGAGATCGTCACCCCGGAACGGGTCATTTCCAACGACATTCCGGCCCAGCGCGGCGTCAGCTCCCTGATGGGGCTGATCCTCGCCACCAGCGGCTGCCCGCGCACCGCCTTCTTCAAGCCGATGGCCCGCTTCCACCTGCCGCTGGCAAGCGAGGAAGAGACGATCTACCGGGCCGCCTCCATGTACCTGCTCGCCCAGTACTTCCTGCGCAAGGACGGGGCAATGGCGGACCTCGACCTGGAGGGGCTGAAGAGAATCTACGCCGACCTCCATATCGTCAACCGCACCCTCGCTGACCGTCTGCGCCATGCCATCGAGGAGGACTCGACGATCAACGCCCTGATCCTGCTCGACCTTTTCGCCAAGAACATTCCCTTCGTCATCGAGGACTCCCTGGAGGAGATCCGCTACCTCTTCGCCCCCTTCCTCACCAAATCGAACTGA
- the yedF gene encoding sulfurtransferase-like selenium metabolism protein YedF yields the protein MKTLDCRAHQCPHPVVETRKAILAAPDEALTVLVGDDTARENVGRMAASLGFAVEVAATEGGFALQLQPGTGPASEVTPAAATGPTVIFIGAETMGSGSDELGRLLLKNFLITLLDLDSAPDAILFVNCGVKLVCQGAEVREALEQLACRGTDIAACGLCLDFYALKEEVAVGRVTNMFDIARTLTGAGRVVRP from the coding sequence ATGAAAACCCTCGACTGCCGCGCCCACCAGTGTCCCCACCCCGTGGTCGAAACCCGCAAGGCAATCCTCGCCGCGCCGGACGAGGCGCTGACCGTCCTGGTCGGCGACGATACCGCGCGGGAGAACGTCGGCCGGATGGCAGCAAGCCTCGGCTTTGCGGTCGAAGTTGCAGCGACCGAGGGCGGCTTCGCCCTGCAGCTGCAACCGGGGACGGGCCCGGCGAGCGAGGTAACGCCGGCCGCGGCGACCGGGCCGACCGTGATCTTCATCGGCGCCGAGACGATGGGGAGCGGCAGCGACGAGCTCGGCCGCCTGCTGTTGAAGAACTTCCTGATCACCCTTCTCGATCTCGACAGCGCCCCCGACGCCATCCTCTTCGTCAACTGCGGGGTGAAACTCGTCTGCCAGGGCGCCGAGGTGCGCGAAGCCCTCGAACAGCTCGCCTGCCGCGGGACCGATATCGCCGCCTGCGGCCTCTGCCTCGACTTCTATGCCCTCAAGGAGGAGGTGGCGGTAGGACGGGTCACCAACATGTTCGACATCGCCCGGACCCTGACCGGGGCGGGACGGGTGGTGCGCCCCTGA
- a CDS encoding glutamate synthase subunit beta yields the protein MGKQGGFLEYYRELPADRPVAERLKDWQEFHLHYPAGKCREQGARCMECGTPFCHTGLTIAGAASGCPVYNLIPEWNDLVYRGLWQKALERLHMTNNFPEFTGRVCPAPCEGACVLGIIEPPVTIKAIEQAIADRGFEEGWILPRPPAGRSGKKVAVVGSGPAGLACAAQLNKAWHQVTVFERADRVGGLLMYGIPNMKLDKAFVQRRADLLAAEGVEFVTGVEVGRDRSLAQLQADFDAVVLCCGATAPRDLPIPGRQLQGVHFAMDYLTHNTRRLLDGTPLEIDAAGKQVVVIGGGDTGTDCVATALRQGCQSVVQLEIMPRPPQKRAVNNPWPQWPRVYRLDYGQEEAKATCGADPRQYLVTADEFLGDDQGRVKQLRVHDIEWLEEGGRLQAKKVHGTERVIGAELVLLAMGFLGPEATVTTGVEVDRDGRSNLLADYGSFATSVPGLFAAGDARRGQSLVVWAINEGRAAAREVDRYLMGRSDLP from the coding sequence ATGGGCAAGCAAGGCGGATTTCTCGAATATTACCGCGAGCTGCCGGCCGACCGGCCGGTGGCGGAGCGGCTCAAGGACTGGCAGGAGTTTCATCTCCACTACCCGGCGGGAAAATGCCGGGAGCAGGGGGCGCGTTGCATGGAATGCGGCACCCCCTTCTGCCACACCGGCCTGACCATCGCCGGTGCGGCCTCGGGGTGCCCGGTCTACAACCTGATCCCGGAATGGAACGACCTCGTCTACCGCGGCCTCTGGCAGAAGGCGCTGGAGCGGTTGCACATGACCAACAACTTCCCCGAATTTACCGGCCGGGTCTGCCCCGCCCCCTGCGAGGGGGCCTGCGTCCTCGGCATCATCGAGCCGCCGGTGACGATCAAGGCGATCGAGCAGGCGATCGCCGACCGGGGTTTCGAAGAGGGGTGGATCCTGCCCCGGCCACCGGCCGGGCGCAGCGGCAAGAAGGTCGCGGTGGTCGGTTCCGGGCCGGCCGGGCTCGCCTGCGCCGCCCAGCTCAACAAGGCCTGGCACCAGGTGACGGTCTTTGAGCGCGCCGACCGTGTCGGCGGCCTGCTGATGTACGGCATCCCCAACATGAAGCTCGACAAGGCCTTCGTGCAGCGGCGCGCCGATCTCCTCGCCGCCGAAGGGGTCGAGTTTGTCACCGGGGTCGAGGTCGGGCGCGACCGTTCCCTGGCGCAACTGCAGGCCGATTTCGATGCCGTGGTCCTCTGCTGCGGGGCCACCGCGCCGCGGGATCTGCCGATCCCCGGCCGCCAGTTGCAGGGGGTTCACTTTGCCATGGACTACTTGACCCACAACACGCGCCGGCTCCTCGACGGCACCCCCCTCGAAATCGACGCCGCCGGCAAGCAGGTGGTGGTGATCGGCGGCGGTGACACCGGCACCGACTGTGTCGCCACCGCGCTGCGCCAGGGGTGCCAGAGTGTCGTTCAGCTCGAAATCATGCCGCGTCCGCCGCAGAAGCGCGCCGTCAACAACCCCTGGCCGCAGTGGCCGCGGGTTTACCGCCTCGACTATGGCCAGGAGGAGGCCAAGGCGACCTGCGGCGCCGATCCGCGCCAGTACCTGGTGACCGCCGACGAGTTCCTCGGCGACGACCAGGGACGGGTGAAGCAGCTGCGGGTCCACGACATCGAGTGGCTGGAAGAGGGGGGGCGGCTGCAGGCGAAAAAGGTGCACGGCACCGAGCGGGTGATCGGCGCCGAGCTGGTGCTGCTGGCGATGGGCTTCCTCGGTCCGGAAGCGACGGTGACGACCGGGGTCGAGGTCGATCGCGACGGCCGCAGCAACCTGCTGGCCGACTATGGGTCCTTCGCCACCAGCGTCCCCGGGCTCTTCGCCGCCGGCGACGCCCGCCGTGGCCAGAGCCTGGTGGTCTGGGCGATCAACGAAGGGCGCGCCGCGGCGCGGGAGGTCGATCGCTACCTGATGGGGAGGAGCGATCTGCCTTAG